CCAAAGCAGATAGTCAAGTATTTTTAGAAATCAAAACCAAGGATCAAGAAGGAGTTGGTCGCAAATTTAGAATACTCTCAACTCCTATTTCTATCCTTAATTTTATGACCAAAGGGCACTTGGATGCTAGTATTACTGATACAGTCGTCATTGAAAAAGTAAAAAAGCTTCACCAAGATTACAAGCAAGCTATCAAGCCTCGTATGTACATCTACTACGATCGTTATTCATTAAAAGAAAAAAAATACATCGAGGGCTACGACTATAATAAAATTCGTATCACCATTGACCAAAATCTAGTCTATAGAGATGAAAATGTCAGTCTCTTCGCAGGAAATAAAGGGGCTCCTCTATTAGATGACAATACTGTGATTATGGAGATTAAAGCTCCTGGAAACAAACCTCAGTGGTTACAAGACATTCTAGACAAATATGGTTTGATGGAGCACAAATTTTCAAAATACAGTTGTGCTTACCATAAATCTCAAGGGCTACCTTATGCTCCTCGCCCCAATATAGAAAGATCAGGTACTGCTTATGCTTAATCTATTTAATTCCATTTTCAACAACACCACTGCAAGTGCAGATCCCTTTCAACTACTGTTGGCACTTCTAGTCAGTCTAGTCCTCGGTTTGGCACTTACTTGGACCTACAAATATCGGACCCTCTATACCAGAGAATTTGCTATCAGCTTGACTCTGCTTCCCTGCCTCATGACCTTAGTTATTTTTCTAGTCAATGGAAGCTTGGGTACTTCAATCGCTGTAGCCGGAACCTTTAGTTTGATTCGTTTCCGTTCTGCAACTAGTGGTTCAAGAGAACTGATTGCGATTTTCCTTGCCATGATTATCGGTTTAGCTTGTGGAACAGGCTATCTCTTCCTAGCAATTTTGTTCACCCTATTTATCTTAGGTGTTTGGTTCCTTTTGGAACATCAACAGATTAAAACTGACAATCAACGTCGTAGACTTTTGACAATCACGGTAGCCAATCAAGAAAAGATACAGGGAGCTATCCAATCAGCTCTTGGCCAATTCTGCTCAGAAGTTGACATGATTACAATTAATAGCACTAACGCAGGTGATAATCTAACAATCGTCTATGAAGTCGAGCTAAAATCTGATACTGACGACTTCCAAGTGACCAGTTATCTCACACAAAATATCGAACAATGTGATGTAACTTTAACTAAAAAAGCTAAGAAGAGAAAAAACCTCTAATAAGCAAAAGAACAGCATCTTGCTGTTCTTTTAATTTTCTTTAACTAGAATTTCTTTGATAACCCGTGCTGGATTACCTGCCAGAACGACATTGTCACCAAAGGACTTGGTAATGACTGCCCCCGCTCCTGCAACAACATTATCCCCTAGTGTTACGCCTGGAAGGACAGTAACGCCGCCTCCTGCCCAAAAGTTTTTACCTATCGTGATTGGTTTCCCAAATTCTAAACCTGAAATTCGTTCATCTGGATCCAGAGGGTGTAGGGGGGTTAAAAATTGGCAGTTAGGACCAATCATAGCATTATCACCAATAGTAATAGGGCAAACATCCAACATGGTTAAATTCCAATTGGAATAGAAATTTTCTCCCAAATGAATATTGACACCATAATCCACAACCAAGCGAGTATTGATATAGAGATTTTCTCCGGTAGACCCAAACCACCCTTTGATGATTTCCATACCTTTTAGTGGATCGACTTCTTCGTTAAAGGAGGCTTGCTTTTGTCGTGCTGTTTGTGCTAGAGCACGCAATTCTGGGTCGAAGGGGTGATAGGGTTCTCCCGCAATCATTTTTTGGTATTCACTTTTCATATCTTGGTGTCCTTGCTTGTTTTACAAGATTGTAGCATAGTTCGATTTTTAATACAAGCATCAAAAAAACTAGTGCATCGATTGATGCACTAGTTTTTAATTAGAAAGTTGACTTTCTCACTTCTTTACAGAGTTGATTAGTCTTCTTTCTTTTTACGAGCAATAAGTCCAAATCCACTCAAGACACCTACTAAACCAAGAGCAGCAAGGCTAGCGTTATCCTTAGTACCTGTGTTTGGCAATTGAGGAGCATTTTCTTTAGCTGGAGCTGGTTTAACTGGAGCTTCTGGTTGTTCTGGAGTTACAACTTTCTTGTAGATATGTTGGATATTTCCGTTAGCATCTACAACTGTCTTCACAAACTCATATCCTGGAATATCTTTCTTAGGTTGTTCTCCATCCTCTGTTGGATATCCTGGAATTGGGTTTCCATTTTCGTCAACATGAGTAGTTGTAATCTTTTCGTAGACATGTACTGTATCGCCGTTTGGCAATTTCTTAGTTTCAACGAAGCGGTATCCTGGAATTTCAGCTTTTGGTTGTTCACCGTCTGCTGTTGGGTAACCTGGGATAGGTTTGCCATCTTTGTCTACAAATGTAGTAACTGGTGTTACTGTTGGTGTGTATGTTGCAGAAGCTTTTGTTCCGTTCATATCTTCACGAACAACTGTAACTGATGGAGCTGTTCCTGTAAATTCAGGTTCTGGTTTGAAAGTCACTGTTCCGTCTGGTGCTACTGTGTAGGTACCAACACCTGGAATTACCTTAGTTGTTGAACCATCTTCAAATGTTGCTGGCACATCATCATTCATTGGAACACGGCTATCACCTTCCTTGAATGTTGGTTTACCAGACTGTTCTTTACCTTTAGGTCCAATAGTTGTAGCTGGCTCACCTGTTGGAACTACTGGAGTTACTGTTGGTGTGTACTTAGCTGTTACTGGGGTACCATTCTTATCTACACGTTTAACAGTCACGCCTGTTCCTGTTCCTGTGAATGATTTTTCTGGTACGAATGTAACTGTTCCGTCTGGTGCTACTGTGTAGGTTCCTTCTCCTGGAATTACCTTAGTTGTTGAACCATCTTCAAAGGTTGCTGGTACATCGTCATCCATTGGTACACTTGGATCACCTTCTGTAAACTTAGGTTTACCTGTTTGTGTTTGGCCTTGGATATCTGTTGATGTAACATCTTCAGCTGTTGGTGTTACTGGAGTTACAGTTGGTGTGTACTTAGCTGTTACTGGGGTACCGTTCTTATCTACACGTTTAACAGTCACGCCTGTTCCTGTTCCTGTGAATGATTTTTCTGGTACGAATGTAACTGTTCCGTCTGGTGCTACTGTGTAAGTTCCTTCACCTGGGATAGTCTTAGTTGTTGAACCATCTTCAAATGTTGCTGGGACATCGTCATCCATTGGTACACTTGGATCACCTTCTGTAAACTTAGGTTTACCTGTTTGTGTTTGACCTTGGATATCTGTTGATGTAACATCTTCACCTGTTGGTGTTACTGGAGTCACAGTTGGTGTGTACTTAGCTGTTACTGGGGTACCGTTCTTATCTACACGTTTAACAGTCACGCCTGTTCCTGTTCCTGTGAATGATTTTTCTGGTACAAATGTAACTGTTCCGTCTGGTGCTACTGTGTAAGTTCCTTCACCTGGGATAGTCTTAGTTGTTGAACCATCTTCAAATGTTGCTGGAACATCGTCATCCATTGGTACACTTGGATTACCTTCTGTAAACTTAGGTTTACCTGTTTGTGTCTTACCTTGGATATCTGTTGATGTAACATCTTCACCTGTTGGAACTACTGGAGTAATCTTAGGTGTGTATGTTGTTTCTACAGCAGTACCGTTAGCATCTTTAGCTTGAACCTTAACTGGAACAACATCACCTGAGTATGACTTGTCAGTTGGTGTGAATGTTACAACACCTGTTTCCTTATCAACTGTGAAAGTACCGATTTCTTTGCCTTCTGGTGATTTAGCAACTACTGATGTAGCTGGTTGACCATTTTCGTCAAGAAGAGTAATGGTATCCTTGTCGATTGGTGCAACTGGGTCACCTTCTGTGAAGGTAACAGTACCAGTTTGAACCACACCTTGAGGTGCTACTGATTCAGCTGGAGTTGCTGTTGGTGTTACTGGCGTCACTGTTGGTGTGTACTTAGCTGTTACTGGTGTACCGTTCTTATCTACACGCTTAACAGTCACGCCTGTTCCTGTTCCTGTGAATGATTTTTCTGGTACGAATGTAACTGTTCCGTCTGGTGCTACTGTGTAAGTTCCTTCACCTGGGATAGTCTTAGTTGTTGAACCATCTTCGAATGTTGCTGGAACATCATCATCCATTGGTACGTTTGAGTTACCTGGTGTAAAGGTTGGTTTACCTGATTGTGTTTGACCTTGTTTATCAGTTGAAGTAGCATCTTCAGCTGTTGGTGTTACCGGTGTTACTGTTGGTGTGTACTTAGCTGTTACTGGTGTACCATTCTTATCTACACGTTTAACAGTCACGCCTGTTCCTGTTCCTGTGAATGATTTTTCTGGTACAAATGTAACAGTTCCGTCTGGAGCTACTGTGTATGTTCCTTCACCTGGGATAGTCTTAGTTGTTGAACCATCTTCAAATGTTGCTGGAACATCGTCATCCATTGGTACACTTGGATCACCTTCTGTAAACTTAGGTTTTCCTGTTTGTGTCTTACCTTGGATATCTGTTGAAGTTGCTGGTTCTGCTGTTGGAACTACTGGAGTAATCTTAGGTGTGTAAGTTGTTTCTACTGCAGTACCGTTAGCATCTTTAGCTTGAACCTTAACTGGAACAACATCACCTGAGTATGACTTGTCAGTCGGAGTGAAGGTTACAACACCTGTTTCCTTATCAACTGTGAAGGTACCGATAACTTTACCTTCTGGTGATTTAGCATCTACTGAAGCTGCTGGTTGACCATTTTCGTCAAGAAGAGTAATGGTATCCTTGTCGATTGGTGCAACTGGGTCACCTTCTGTGAATGTAACAGTACCAGTTTGAACCACACCTTGAGGTGCAACTGATTCAGCTGGAGTTGCAGTTGGTGTTACTGGAGTTACAGTTGGTGTGTACTTAGCTGTTACTGGGGTACCGTTCTTATCTACACGTTTAACAGTCACGCCTGTTCCTGTTCCTGTGAATGATTTTTCTGGTACAAATGTAACTGTTCCGTCTGGTGCTACTGTGTATGTTCCTTCACCTGGGATAGTCTTAGTTGTTGAACCATCTTCGAATGTTGCTGGAACATCATCATCCATTGGTACGTTTGAGTTACCTGGTGTGAATGTTGGTTTACCTGATTGTGTTTGACCTTGTTTATCAGTTGAAGTAGCATCTTCAGCTGTTGGTGTTACTGGGGTTACTGTTGGTGTGTATGTTGCAGAAGCTTTTGTTCCGTTCATATCTTCACGAACAACTGTCACTGATGGAGCTTTACCAACAAATGTTTTTTCAGGAACAAATGTTACTGTTCCATCTGGTGCTACTGTGTAAGTACCAACACCTTCAACAGTCTTAGTTGTAGATCCATCTTCAAATGTTGCTGGAACATCTTCGTTGATTGGAACAGTTTTTTCTACTCCATCAACTGTAACAGTTCCGCCCTTGAATTCAGGCTTACCTTTTTGAGTTGCACCTTGGATGTCAGTAGTTTCAGCTGGTGTTGCAGTTGGTGTTACTGGAACAATCTCAGGAGTGTAAGTTGTATCAACTTTGATTCCGTTTGAGCTTTCAGCTTGAACCTTAACTGGTGTTACCTTACCTGTATAAGATTTATCAGTTGGTGTGAAGGTTACAGTACCAGTTGCTGGGTCAATTGTGAATGTACCGATTGGTGTTGTTCCATCTTCAGCATAAGCTGTTGTAGTTGTAACTTCATTACCATCTTTATCCAAAAGTGTGTAGCTGTTATCTTTAATAGTGATAGCTTTTTCTTCACCGTTTACAGTAACAGTTGAACCTGCAAAGGTTGGTGTTCCTGTTTGAGTTGCACCTTGGATATCTTTAGATGTAGCTGGTTTCGCTGTTGGAGCAGCTGATTTTACAGTTGGTGTGTAGCTTGCTTCAGCAGTGATGGTTGCAGTCTTACCATTAGCATTTGTAATAGTAGCAGTTGCCTGAACAGTTACTCCTTTTGCAGTACCGACAAAGTCTTTTTCTGGCGTAAATGTTACCGCTCCTGTAGTAGGATCAATAGTGTAAGTTCCTTCTCCTGGAACAGTCACAGTAGTTTCATCAGTAGGTTGACCAGTTGCTGGATCTACCAATTTCTTACTTGTGATTTTCGCAGTCTTATCGTTGCTCAACTCAAATGTAGGAGTTTGAGTTTGTGGAACGTTTTGGACGTCCTCAGACACTTTATCTGTTGGTGTGATTGTAACTGGAGTTACAGTTGGTGTGTACTTAGCCGTAGCAGTCTTGAGGTATTCATCACGAACTGTTCCATCTTTATCTCTTCCGACAGGTGCAGTCAATGATACAGTAATACCTTTTGCAGTACCAGTAAATCCTGGTTCTGGAACAAAGGTAACTTCTCCTGTAGCATCATTGATTGAGTATGTTCCTTCTCCCGCTACTGTTACAGAAGTTGCGTTGGTGACTTGTCCAGTTGCTGGGTCCACTAGTTTAGCAGGATACTCCAAGCTTGGAGTGACAGCAATCTTTTCACCATTAGCATTTGTAAGAGTTGTGTTAAAAGTTGGTGTACCTGTTTGAGTTGCGCCTTGGACATCAGTTGAAGTCTTATCAACACCTTCAATTTCACTTGGAGTTACTGTTGGGATGTAAAGACCATCCATTGTTTTTAATACTGTATCAACGTTGGCTTCCTTATCTGGGAATTTAGTTGACCAACCAGTATCGTAGCCATTACTATCTGTACGACGGATTGAAATTCCATCAGCTGTTCCAAGGAAGTGATCTTCTGGGATGAATTCCACATCTACGTCTTTACCATTTGCGGTAATCTTATATTTACCTTGACCTGGTACGACATAGTAGCCTTCAGCATCCAAAGTAGCCTTGTTCCCATTTGCATCGACAATGTATGGTGCTACTGTTTCATCAATTTTTGCTGATTCAGTTAAGCTATAGCCTTGCAAACCTCGAGCAGTAAAGGCTACAGTTGCAGTTTGTTTAGCACCTTGAGGACCAGTTGTTTCTTTGAATTCTCCTTTTGGTGGATGGGTGATTTGAGTCTTGAAGTCCTCAACTTCCCCTGAAAAGGCCATACCAGTTGGACTCTCAATTTCTTTAGCATTCTTAGCGATACGGATCCGAACACCCAATTCATTGACACTAGGATCAATATAGGTTTTACTCTTTGTAAATCTTAACGTAGCCGTTCCATCTTGGGTAATGGTTGTTAAATCAGACCGTTCATCTTCATCGAAGGTTCCATTTTGATTGAAGTCAACCCAACCATAGATATTTGCCTGCGCAGCTCCTCCAGTATGTGCTTCAACAGAAATCTTATAATTACCTGGTTTGGTACGGTCCATCTTGATCAGCTCATTGGTTTTCCCTTTAAGATCACCTGGAAGCAATTGGTCGATGCCTTCATCCGCAGTGGTCGCCTTGTCATCACCCGTCCAATCAAGAGTATTGTTTTCATCCATATCAGGACTCAAGTGGCCGAGATAAGGTTGGTTTACTTTCTTACCGGTAATCCCATCAACAGTTGCAATTGAATGAACTGCCTTGCCGTATGATTCAGGAGCATCTCCTTCATCAAGTGGGAAGAAACCAAGCATAGCTGCCTGTTTCCCACCTGAAGCGATATATAAACCAACTTCAGAAGCCCCACGTGTCATAACAAGGGGAACAGCAACACTACTTGAAGAAATATTTGGTCCGAAGACTCCTGTTCCGAGACCTGCAGTTGTTAAATCGGCACTTCCATAATATTTCCAAGCAACTGCTTTTTTGTCTGGTCCGACTTGAGTACTATTACGAAGTTGATTAAGGTTCACCGCATAGAAATTCAAGCCATCTATTTTAGTGGTAGGATTTGGACCAAATAAATTGTCTGTATCTTGTGGAATATAAGTTTTAGTAGATTTATTTCCATATTTATACCACTCACCAATATGTTGCCAACCTTCTCCGTTTGTGGTGAACATAACCAATTCACCAGGGTTAGCAGACTCACCATCCGCCATGACAATGGCAGGTTTGACCACTTTTCCACGGAAGGTTGCAGAAACTTCAAACTGAACACCGATATTCCCACCGTCAAACTCGGAACTGATGGTTGTTTTTTTAGTCCCAGTATTGATGCCTTCACCTCTTATTTCTGTCCAACGGGTTTGAGCATCTGCTATAACTTTAGCTTCTTCACCGGCATTAAATGCTGGCAGAGTATACGACTGATTCCCATTTCCATTCACATAACCATTTTTTGCATTTGGATCATAGGTTGCTTTTTCAGCAGCTGTCGCTCCTCGGTCTTCTAAACGCTTTTTGTAGATTTCAGTCGCTTGGAAGGGTTTCAAAGATTTTACTTTGATGGTAACCACATAACCCGGCATAATTTCCTTAGTATAGGTAGCACCAACTTGAAGGGCAAGATTCCCACTCGATGTCGTCGTTGTTCCTGTCCAGTTGGCTACATCACCAAAGTCTAGCCATGAAATTTGGCTGGCTAGGTCAGCAGCATTAATATTTGTCGTAAATCCCGGTTTTTCTACCTTTGGAGTTGATGTTGCGTCTACAACATCTGCCCCAACTCCAGTAGTAGCTGCTGTATCTGCACGGAAGGCAGTATTCTTGTCAATCTCTTTACCATTACGAGGGTCATTTTTACCTGTATTCGCAATTGAGTTTGTACCTTCAGCTGGTTTTGTGTTTTCTGCAGGTTTTCCAGTTGTTGCTTCTGTCTTATCAGCAGTTGCTACTTTTTCTTCAGCTACAACTTTTTCTTTGTTTTTAAGTTTAGCATTGACAGTTGTTACAAGTGATTGATAAGTCGCATCCAACTCAGCTTGACTTGTAGCAGAACTAAGTGCATTTTTAGCATTAGCAAGAGCTACTTTAAGGATTTCAACACTCTCGTCTGTCTTGTTGCTGTATTTACCATTTGCCAAGTTTGCTTCAATTTCAGCAACGTAAGCTGCCAATTTGTCGCTGTTAAGCTCAGGTTTTACTTCAGTAGAAACTGCAGGTGCTGCTTCTGCTTGATAAGTTACTTCTTTAGCAGGTGCTGCTTCTGTAGTTTGAGGAGTTTCTGCCTTATCAACTTCTGTTTTAGCTGCAACTCCGTCAGCTTGTTTTTCTTCAGTTACTTCATCAGCTCCGACACCTGTAGCAGTTCCGAGCATTACCAACGTTCCGAGTAAGACCGAGCAAACTCCTACATGAAGCTTACGGATCGAGAATCGACTAATTCGGTCGTTAAACAGATCATTTTTCATGATTTACCTCCAATACCCTTTAGGGAGTGTATATATTGTTATGTTTTATGCATTGTTTTTCAAAAACCCTAAACATGCAACGTCTTATTTTAGCACTATTATACTTAAAATCAAAGCATTATGCTCATTGTTTTGAAAGTTGAAATTAATATACATTTATTCCATTTTTTTACTATTATTTCAAGAAAATATGCATTACGATTTCATTTCCTATACACACCAAAAGAGGGAATTGCCCCTCTTTTGGATAAATAGGTTTATTCACTTGTTTCAACAGTCTCGACTTGGACATCCACTTGCTCTTCTTGTGAATCTGCAAGGAGTGACTCTTCATTGACTGCTTGTGGTTCAAGGTTACGGTAGCGGGCCATTCCAGTACCAGCTGGGATGATCTTACCGATAATAACATTTTCCTTGAGACCAAGGAGATGGTCTTTCTTACCACGGATTGCTGCATCTGTAAGGACACGAGTTGTTTCCTGGAAGGAAGCCGCTGACAAGAAACTATTTGTTTCAAGTGAGGCTTTGGTGATTCCCATAAGGACTGGGCGACCAGTCGCTGGCACACCACCTGCGATCAGAACATCCTTGTTAGCATCTGTAAAGTCGTTGATATCCATGAGAGTACCCATGAGAAGGTCTGTATCACCTGGATCCATGACACGAACTTTACGGATCATTTGACGGACCATTACCTCGATGTGTTTGTCACCGATTTCTACCCCTTGGCTACGGTAAACTTTTTGTACTTCACCGAGGAGGTAAGTCTCAACTGACAAGACATCACGTACAGCTAGGAGACGTTTAGGTTGGATAGAACCTTCTGTCAATGCTGCACCACGAGAGACTTGATCGCCAACTTGGACACGCATACGGGCTGTAAATGGTACCACGTATTCGCCTTCTCCAGTTTCACCCTTAACGAAGACTTTCTTGGTACGAGTTGAAGCATCTTCTTCGATAGCTGTAACCTCACCCTTGACTTCAGTGATGACCGCTTCCCCTTTAGGATTGCGGGCTTCAAAGATTTCTTGGACACGAGGAAGACCCTGAGTGATATCGGTATTTGAGGCAACCCCACCCGTGTGGAAGGTACGCATTGTAAGCTGTGTACCAGGTTCCCCGATAGATTGGGCAGCGATTGTACCAACTGCTTCACCGACTTCAACCGCATCACCAGTCGCCAAGTTGATACCATAACAGTGACGGCAGACACCATGACGAGTGTTACATGTAAATACGGAACGGATTGTTACTTCTTCAACACCAGCATTGACGATTTCACGCGCCTTGTCTTCTGTAATCAATTCATTTGGACCGATGATAACCGCACCAGTTTCTGGATGTTTAACAGTTTTCTTAGTGTAACGACCATTGAGACGTTCTTCAAGAGACTCAATCATCTCTTTACCTTCAGTAATTGAACGGATTAAGAGAC
The window above is part of the Streptococcus sp. Marseille-Q6470 genome. Proteins encoded here:
- a CDS encoding polyphosphate polymerase domain-containing protein, with the translated sequence MKPIETTFKRIETKYVVSKEILDKLIQDLKEYLVEDDYPISTISNIYFDTEDFDILQDEHLGDKRKEKVRMRTYLSQPKADSQVFLEIKTKDQEGVGRKFRILSTPISILNFMTKGHLDASITDTVVIEKVKKLHQDYKQAIKPRMYIYYDRYSLKEKKYIEGYDYNKIRITIDQNLVYRDENVSLFAGNKGAPLLDDNTVIMEIKAPGNKPQWLQDILDKYGLMEHKFSKYSCAYHKSQGLPYAPRPNIERSGTAYA
- a CDS encoding sugar O-acetyltransferase, whose amino-acid sequence is MKSEYQKMIAGEPYHPFDPELRALAQTARQKQASFNEEVDPLKGMEIIKGWFGSTGENLYINTRLVVDYGVNIHLGENFYSNWNLTMLDVCPITIGDNAMIGPNCQFLTPLHPLDPDERISGLEFGKPITIGKNFWAGGGVTVLPGVTLGDNVVAGAGAVITKSFGDNVVLAGNPARVIKEILVKEN
- a CDS encoding DUF4956 domain-containing protein translates to MLNLFNSIFNNTTASADPFQLLLALLVSLVLGLALTWTYKYRTLYTREFAISLTLLPCLMTLVIFLVNGSLGTSIAVAGTFSLIRFRSATSGSRELIAIFLAMIIGLACGTGYLFLAILFTLFILGVWFLLEHQQIKTDNQRRRLLTITVANQEKIQGAIQSALGQFCSEVDMITINSTNAGDNLTIVYEVELKSDTDDFQVTSYLTQNIEQCDVTLTKKAKKRKNL
- a CDS encoding CshA/CshB family fibrillar adhesin-related protein, translating into MKNDLFNDRISRFSIRKLHVGVCSVLLGTLVMLGTATGVGADEVTEEKQADGVAAKTEVDKAETPQTTEAAPAKEVTYQAEAAPAVSTEVKPELNSDKLAAYVAEIEANLANGKYSNKTDESVEILKVALANAKNALSSATSQAELDATYQSLVTTVNAKLKNKEKVVAEEKVATADKTEATTGKPAENTKPAEGTNSIANTGKNDPRNGKEIDKNTAFRADTAATTGVGADVVDATSTPKVEKPGFTTNINAADLASQISWLDFGDVANWTGTTTTSSGNLALQVGATYTKEIMPGYVVTIKVKSLKPFQATEIYKKRLEDRGATAAEKATYDPNAKNGYVNGNGNQSYTLPAFNAGEEAKVIADAQTRWTEIRGEGINTGTKKTTISSEFDGGNIGVQFEVSATFRGKVVKPAIVMADGESANPGELVMFTTNGEGWQHIGEWYKYGNKSTKTYIPQDTDNLFGPNPTTKIDGLNFYAVNLNQLRNSTQVGPDKKAVAWKYYGSADLTTAGLGTGVFGPNISSSSVAVPLVMTRGASEVGLYIASGGKQAAMLGFFPLDEGDAPESYGKAVHSIATVDGITGKKVNQPYLGHLSPDMDENNTLDWTGDDKATTADEGIDQLLPGDLKGKTNELIKMDRTKPGNYKISVEAHTGGAAQANIYGWVDFNQNGTFDEDERSDLTTITQDGTATLRFTKSKTYIDPSVNELGVRIRIAKNAKEIESPTGMAFSGEVEDFKTQITHPPKGEFKETTGPQGAKQTATVAFTARGLQGYSLTESAKIDETVAPYIVDANGNKATLDAEGYYVVPGQGKYKITANGKDVDVEFIPEDHFLGTADGISIRRTDSNGYDTGWSTKFPDKEANVDTVLKTMDGLYIPTVTPSEIEGVDKTSTDVQGATQTGTPTFNTTLTNANGEKIAVTPSLEYPAKLVDPATGQVTNATSVTVAGEGTYSINDATGEVTFVPEPGFTGTAKGITVSLTAPVGRDKDGTVRDEYLKTATAKYTPTVTPVTITPTDKVSEDVQNVPQTQTPTFELSNDKTAKITSKKLVDPATGQPTDETTVTVPGEGTYTIDPTTGAVTFTPEKDFVGTAKGVTVQATATITNANGKTATITAEASYTPTVKSAAPTAKPATSKDIQGATQTGTPTFAGSTVTVNGEEKAITIKDNSYTLLDKDGNEVTTTTAYAEDGTTPIGTFTIDPATGTVTFTPTDKSYTGKVTPVKVQAESSNGIKVDTTYTPEIVPVTPTATPAETTDIQGATQKGKPEFKGGTVTVDGVEKTVPINEDVPATFEDGSTTKTVEGVGTYTVAPDGTVTFVPEKTFVGKAPSVTVVREDMNGTKASATYTPTVTPVTPTAEDATSTDKQGQTQSGKPTFTPGNSNVPMDDDVPATFEDGSTTKTIPGEGTYTVAPDGTVTFVPEKSFTGTGTGVTVKRVDKNGTPVTAKYTPTVTPVTPTATPAESVAPQGVVQTGTVTFTEGDPVAPIDKDTITLLDENGQPAASVDAKSPEGKVIGTFTVDKETGVVTFTPTDKSYSGDVVPVKVQAKDANGTAVETTYTPKITPVVPTAEPATSTDIQGKTQTGKPKFTEGDPSVPMDDDVPATFEDGSTTKTIPGEGTYTVAPDGTVTFVPEKSFTGTGTGVTVKRVDKNGTPVTAKYTPTVTPVTPTAEDATSTDKQGQTQSGKPTFTPGNSNVPMDDDVPATFEDGSTTKTIPGEGTYTVAPDGTVTFVPEKSFTGTGTGVTVKRVDKNGTPVTAKYTPTVTPVTPTATPAESVAPQGVVQTGTVTFTEGDPVAPIDKDTITLLDENGQPATSVVAKSPEGKEIGTFTVDKETGVVTFTPTDKSYSGDVVPVKVQAKDANGTAVETTYTPKITPVVPTGEDVTSTDIQGKTQTGKPKFTEGNPSVPMDDDVPATFEDGSTTKTIPGEGTYTVAPDGTVTFVPEKSFTGTGTGVTVKRVDKNGTPVTAKYTPTVTPVTPTGEDVTSTDIQGQTQTGKPKFTEGDPSVPMDDDVPATFEDGSTTKTIPGEGTYTVAPDGTVTFVPEKSFTGTGTGVTVKRVDKNGTPVTAKYTPTVTPVTPTAEDVTSTDIQGQTQTGKPKFTEGDPSVPMDDDVPATFEDGSTTKVIPGEGTYTVAPDGTVTFVPEKSFTGTGTGVTVKRVDKNGTPVTAKYTPTVTPVVPTGEPATTIGPKGKEQSGKPTFKEGDSRVPMNDDVPATFEDGSTTKVIPGVGTYTVAPDGTVTFKPEPEFTGTAPSVTVVREDMNGTKASATYTPTVTPVTTFVDKDGKPIPGYPTADGEQPKAEIPGYRFVETKKLPNGDTVHVYEKITTTHVDENGNPIPGYPTEDGEQPKKDIPGYEFVKTVVDANGNIQHIYKKVVTPEQPEAPVKPAPAKENAPQLPNTGTKDNASLAALGLVGVLSGFGLIARKKKED